In Bacillus sp. SB49, a single window of DNA contains:
- a CDS encoding MerR family transcriptional regulator — protein sequence MGLHTTGEVAKHLDITVRAVRYYDQIGLVSPAAKDPSGRRLYSEEEVRELEKVLLLKSLAMGLDDIEKILKETTIAEILTLNEAKLRASIADLEQSLGQNEALKNSLRLEGTIRWDALLPLVRDNKQRTDQNRWNHHFNEEEQMLLKQDLPKMEEAETKKWIRLVERTRICIERGIGPDSIDGRLIAEDCLALSAGMLGDDPVLIDKFWQARKSEETSAELGLYPVSLDILTFLEEAFQHLPEQALPHPEHTRVPGGDD from the coding sequence ATGGGCTTACATACGACAGGAGAAGTAGCGAAACATTTGGATATTACGGTGCGCGCGGTCCGGTATTATGACCAGATTGGATTAGTATCACCTGCTGCCAAAGACCCTTCCGGCAGAAGGCTCTATTCCGAAGAGGAGGTCAGGGAGCTCGAGAAGGTGCTGCTCCTGAAGTCGCTTGCCATGGGGCTTGACGATATCGAGAAGATCCTCAAGGAGACGACGATTGCCGAAATCCTCACCCTTAATGAAGCAAAGCTCCGGGCATCGATCGCCGATCTGGAGCAGTCTTTGGGGCAGAACGAAGCATTGAAGAACTCGCTTCGCCTCGAAGGGACGATCCGATGGGACGCGCTGCTTCCGCTCGTACGGGACAACAAGCAGCGGACGGATCAAAACCGCTGGAACCATCATTTCAATGAAGAGGAGCAGATGCTCTTGAAGCAGGACCTTCCGAAAATGGAAGAAGCGGAAACGAAAAAATGGATCCGCCTTGTTGAGCGGACCCGGATATGTATCGAGCGGGGCATCGGTCCCGATTCAATCGACGGCCGCTTGATCGCCGAAGACTGCCTTGCCCTGTCTGCAGGCATGCTGGGAGATGACCCTGTTCTCATCGATAAATTCTGGCAGGCGCGTAAATCCGAGGAGACGTCCGCGGAGCTCGGACTCTATCCCGTGTCTCTGGATATTCTCACTTTTCTCGAGGAAGCGTTCCAGCATCTTCCTGAGCAAGCACTTCCCCATCCCGAACATACACGTGTTCCGGGTGGGGATGACTGA
- a CDS encoding GNAT family N-acetyltransferase has protein sequence MDIRKAQQGDALGVAEVQVDTWHSTYSPIVPESYLQRMTYAGREKKWRKIIAAEQVYVAAVPAEGIVGFIHGGPERSGLYAGFNQEVYALYIRKEHQGKGHGTRLLDAWRTGLLHRDVPVLVRVLEDNPACAFYEKKGAGRIDSQTVTIDGVDLEEAVYGWGDIRQIDF, from the coding sequence ATGGACATAAGAAAAGCACAGCAGGGCGATGCTCTGGGAGTGGCCGAGGTTCAAGTAGATACGTGGCATTCTACATACAGTCCTATCGTACCGGAAAGTTATTTGCAGAGGATGACTTATGCGGGACGGGAAAAGAAATGGCGAAAAATCATTGCTGCGGAACAGGTATACGTAGCCGCTGTGCCGGCAGAGGGCATCGTCGGTTTCATTCATGGAGGGCCGGAAAGAAGCGGCCTTTATGCTGGATTTAACCAGGAGGTTTATGCACTTTACATCAGGAAAGAGCACCAGGGGAAAGGGCATGGAACGCGGCTTCTGGATGCGTGGAGGACGGGGCTGCTGCATAGGGATGTGCCTGTCCTCGTACGGGTGCTTGAAGACAATCCTGCTTGTGCTTTTTACGAAAAGAAGGGTGCGGGTAGGATCGACAGTCAGACGGTGACCATCGATGGTGTCGATTTGGAGGAAGCTGTATATGGATGGGGCGATATCCGGCAAATCGACTTCTGA
- a CDS encoding DUF2812 domain-containing protein → MYKRTIRIFFTWQDNKEAEWLQSMAKDGWHLARYRFGLYTFIQGEPGEYVYKLDYRNGTDEDIDSYLALFEEAGWEKVERFHGWHYFRKPLTVNEDAPDIYTDHETEAHKYRLLVNLLIPLFLVTLVLAATIFQPGVTGHPIYTALKVLYGFLIALYVISIVQLKVKINKLTQNHL, encoded by the coding sequence ATGTATAAACGAACGATACGGATATTTTTTACATGGCAGGACAATAAAGAAGCCGAATGGCTGCAATCGATGGCCAAGGACGGCTGGCATCTGGCCCGGTACCGCTTCGGTCTTTACACATTCATACAGGGAGAACCGGGCGAATACGTCTATAAACTGGACTACAGGAACGGGACGGACGAGGATATCGACAGCTATTTAGCTTTGTTCGAAGAAGCTGGATGGGAGAAGGTCGAGCGCTTCCACGGCTGGCACTATTTCCGTAAACCGCTCACAGTAAACGAAGACGCACCGGACATTTATACCGATCACGAGACGGAAGCGCATAAGTACCGGCTCCTCGTCAATCTGCTGATCCCGCTGTTCCTGGTTACTCTCGTTCTTGCTGCAACCATCTTCCAGCCTGGTGTCACCGGACATCCGATCTACACAGCTCTCAAAGTTTTGTATGGCTTTCTAATCGCCCTTTACGTCATCTCTATCGTCCAATTGAAAGTTAAGATCAACAAACTTACCCAGAACCATCTATAA
- a CDS encoding GNAT family N-acetyltransferase → MEIHFKVQRIKAEQTYHLRHQILRPHQSFQACQYDTDHDSGAFHIGAFHKRELVSVASFYPESHPELADSHPYRLRAMATVEEYRGKGAGREVVTFGESELKHLAADLLWCKGRTSVKQYYERLGFQPFGEAFDYPSLGPHVIMYKELR, encoded by the coding sequence ATGGAAATCCATTTCAAAGTGCAAAGAATTAAAGCAGAACAAACGTACCATCTTCGACACCAAATACTCAGACCACATCAATCGTTTCAGGCATGTCAATATGATACGGATCATGATTCCGGGGCATTTCATATAGGTGCGTTCCATAAAAGAGAATTGGTCAGTGTGGCTTCTTTTTATCCTGAATCTCATCCGGAATTGGCAGACTCTCATCCATATAGATTAAGGGCTATGGCTACTGTCGAAGAATATAGAGGGAAGGGAGCAGGAAGGGAGGTAGTGACCTTTGGAGAGAGCGAATTGAAACATCTTGCAGCAGATCTGCTTTGGTGTAAAGGCAGGACTTCTGTAAAGCAATATTATGAGAGGCTTGGTTTTCAACCTTTCGGAGAAGCTTTTGACTATCCTTCCCTAGGGCCGCATGTAATTATGTATAAAGAGCTTAGGTAG
- a CDS encoding class I SAM-dependent methyltransferase has protein sequence MDTTQQNSTAWDQKVEEGSKYTKPVSREVIEKAKKDEWSISVTTEKQVPRHWFPESLKDVKILCLASGGGQQAPVLAAAGADVTVTDISKKQLEQDRNVADRDGLSLRVVQGDMTDLSDFEDESFDLIVNPVSNLFVKDVHLVWKEAYRVLSRGGVLITGFTNPLLWIFDDEKEREGILDVKHSVPSSTLDYMPESDVEAYIKSNQTIEYAHTLEDQIQGQINAGFVLNGFYEDDFGGTRILDKHIKTFLATRAVKA, from the coding sequence ATGGATACAACGCAGCAGAATAGTACGGCCTGGGACCAGAAAGTAGAAGAGGGCTCCAAGTACACAAAGCCTGTAAGCAGGGAAGTGATAGAAAAAGCGAAGAAGGATGAATGGAGTATAAGCGTGACAACGGAAAAACAAGTACCCAGGCACTGGTTTCCTGAATCGTTGAAGGATGTGAAAATCCTTTGTCTGGCTTCCGGAGGGGGACAACAGGCACCCGTTCTCGCTGCGGCAGGAGCAGATGTTACGGTGACGGATATTTCTAAGAAGCAGCTGGAGCAGGATCGGAATGTCGCAGACAGAGACGGATTGTCTTTAAGGGTTGTACAAGGGGACATGACAGATCTGAGTGACTTTGAGGATGAATCGTTTGATCTGATCGTCAACCCGGTTTCAAATTTGTTTGTGAAAGATGTACACCTCGTTTGGAAAGAAGCATACAGGGTTTTGAGCCGTGGTGGTGTTCTGATCACTGGTTTCACCAATCCGCTGTTATGGATTTTTGATGATGAAAAGGAAAGAGAAGGGATACTGGATGTGAAGCACTCGGTACCGTCGTCGACGCTTGATTATATGCCGGAAAGCGATGTCGAAGCATACATAAAATCAAACCAGACCATTGAGTATGCTCATACGTTGGAAGATCAGATACAGGGCCAGATCAATGCTGGGTTTGTCCTTAATGGATTTTACGAAGACGATTTCGGCGGAACCAGAATATTGGATAAACATATCAAAACCTTCCTTGCTACAAGAGCTGTGAAAGCGTAG